AGTCACATCACAATGGTCAAAGTGAAACCTCGATTGCTAATGCAGccttaattcattttattttgcagagacAGCAAGCTCACCATGTTGCTTCGAGAGTCCCTGGGGAATATGAACTGCCGCACCACAATGATAGCTCACATTTCAGCCGCTGCGGGGAACTACGCTGAGACGCTGTCCACTATCCAGATTGCATCAAGAGTCCTcaggatgaagaaaaagaaaactaaggtAAGGCAATGTATAACTTCCTTCTTGTAAATGCTGGAGGGGGGAGCAAGAAGGACTTTGAAGGTTCCTTAATTGGGTAGAACAGCAAATACAACATCAGTAATCAATTCCAAAGTGCAGAGGTTATATGAACTGTCCTAGGCGAATGGCTCAGAGCATGCATCAGAAACTAGGGGGGGTAAACACTTCAGCTTCAGATAGAGGAATGACTTCAGACATATCTGTTATAACAGGTATGTAAGCTGGCCTTGCTTAGTGATACAGCCAAGAGCATAAATTTTCAATTATATTCTTAGTACTAATGAAATCATAAGgaattaaaatactgtaaagaaAATTGGGATTAATGAAGAATTAGATTCTCTGTGCTTCTCACAGAGAgcaggaacaaaataaatgcaaagcaatGTTTCCATTGCCAGTACCAATGCTCCTTTTATTCTGACTGCTTCTAAATATGGGCGATTGATTTTCCAAGAAGTAAAGAGATGGTGAGCCGTATCCAATTCTGTGTTTATGGAGGCCTGGTTCCTTCTGTATAGCTTGCATTGGGAATTGGGTACAACCAGTGAATGTCTGATTTAAATTGACTGCCTATGGATTGACAAAAACTTTGAAGAGAGACAAGAGAAGGAAATCAGTCCACACACCATCACAGCAGTGTGCCTCCAGAGACTCTGCACACATTATACAAATCCACACACTGGTAGTATGACCGattgtctgtattttctgtgcctTATTTGTGTAACGAGTTTTCTTGTTCCTCTTCAGACACACAAAATCAGGAAAGCCTTTGGCAAATACCTGATTTCTTTGGTTGGGCTAAATTAGAAAAGGGATACTGATTAATTTattcagtgctttttatttttgaaatctcATGACTCTTAAAATGGGACATTTAGAGCTGGGGCACTGTGTTCTCTGTTGAACGCTGCCGTGTGTTTGCTATAAGACTGAATATAGGAGGCTTCAGAGGCTTCATTAGAGATTTCCCTGTTTAGATGCGACtgacttttttgtgtgtgtgctttgtgtAAGGAAGTGCTTGCAGTACTTAAATGTCATGGTTGCTGTCTCTCTGATGTTGCAGTACACATCAAGTTCTTCTGGAGGAGAGAGCTCCTGTGAGGAGGGCAGGATGCGGCGGCCAACCCAGCTGAGACCTTTCCATTCCAGAAACACCGTTGACCCAGACTTCCCTATTTTGCATTTGTCAAGTGATCCTGATTATTCGTCCAGCAGCGAGCAGTCCTGTGACACAGTGATTTATGTCGGCCCCAATGGCACTGCCCTTTCTGATAAGGAACTGACAGATAATGAGGGTCCCCCTGACTTTGTTCCCATAGTTCCTGCACTGCAAAAGACCAAAAATGAGGGAAGGCTGGAGGAAGGTAGTGAATCAGGGCCCAGCACATCTGAAAGAGATTGCCTGAAGTGCAACACCTTTGCAGAGCTCCAGGAGAGGCTGGATTGCATAGATGGCAGTGAAGAAACCGACAAATTTCCCTTTGAAGAGATGCCTGCTCAATTTAGCTCAGACCAGATGTCTAAGTGCTCTGTCTCAAGCCAACTGGCAGAGCTTAGCCACTTACCAGAGTCAGATAAGGAAGATACAAAGCCAGAATGTCAGCATCCTGATAGAGAAGccaaggaaaatataaatgcaacACCCAGCAAAACTAAAAGAAATCACTCCCCCATTCCTTCTGGAGCTCTTACTAATGTTTCAACTCCTTCTTCTCCCAGGAGTGTAACAGGGAGCTCTAGTAAAGAGCTGAGCTCTTGCCAGTTAGCACACAGCACCAGCTTGCAGAGCAGTAGAGAAGGTCTCAACACCTGTGGATTTGTGGAAGGCAAACCTAGGCCAATGGGTTCTCCTCGGCTTGGCATTGCAAGCCTCTCCAAAACCTCTGAGTACAAACCACCAACTTCTCCTTCCCAGAGGTGCAAGGTCTATACACAGAAAGGAGTCCTGCCCAGCACCACTCCCCCACCAGCTCCTCTGAGTAAGGACACTGGGGTGACATCTAGTGAATCTTCATTACAGCCAGAAATCCGGACCCCACCTGTAGGAATGAGCCCTCAGATCATGAAGAAGTCGGTGTCTTCCAGCAGTGGGGATTTTGAAGAGACCATCCTCGATGAAGATCAGCAACAAAGCATTTCTCCTGAATCCAAGAAGGAGATACTGAGCACCACCATGGTGACTGTGCAGCAGCCATTGGAACTGAATGGAGAGGACGAGCTGGTGTTCACCCTCGTAGAAGAACTGACCATTAGCGGGGTCCTGGACAACGGGCGCCCAACCAGCATCATCAGTTTTAACAGTGACTGCTCCGTGCAGGCGTTGGCCTCTGGGTCTAGGCCAGTCAGTATCATCAGCAGCATATCTGAAGATCTCGAATGTTACTCCAGTGCAGCTCCTGTGTCTGAAGTCAGCATCACACAGTTCCTGCCACTTCCAAAGTTGGGCCTGGATGACAAATCCCAGGATGATGGCAGCAGGCGCTCATCTATCAGCTCGTGGTTGAGTGAAATGAGCACAGGGAGTGATGGCGAACAGTCATGCCACAGTTTCATTGCCCAGGCATGCTATGGGCATGGAGAAGCAATGGCAGAACCCCCTGTTTCTGAGTTTGCAAGCACCATACAAAGTGCCAGCATGATCTGTGTAGGTGACAAACAGAAGCCAGTGACAGACAACATGCTCATACTGTCAGAAATGGGGGAGGAAGCTTTCGGCAAAGTGCCACCCATCAAAGGCTGTAAAATATCAGCTCTAGGGAAAACTACTGTCACAATTAAAAACACTGCAAGCCTCAGTAGCTGTGAGGGCTACATCCCAATGAAGACAAACATTACTGTTTATCCATGTATTGCCGTTAATCCCTTCAAAGCACAAGACACTGATGACGCTGTATCAGCAGTAACTGCAGACCCAAAGGCTGCCCATTCCCATGAGGGGAAAGAATCCAGTGCTAAGAAGGATATCAAATTTGAAGATCCTTGgctgaagagagaagaagatGTTAAAAAGGACAGCTCTGGGAGCATTGATGGGCCAAGGCCTGACATGGCCACAGTTCCAGCCAAGCCTGAGCATGGCACAAAGCAGTCCTCAGCAGATCGGTTtagcagcagcagtggtgggGACGCCTCTGTCTCCCCAGGATCTGACAGTCTGAAGAGGATTGTGGATGGGTGTGAGATGGCAGCATCAGGCTCTGCAACCCAAAGCCCCGTTCATTCCATTGATGGCCTGAAGAGCCGCAGCCTCCCTCGAGGGCTCCCAAAAGCAGGCAAGCTGGAGGAACCTGACAGTCACCTCCAGCCTATGGTCACCGACAGCAGTGTAGCCAGCTCTCCTGCCCACCCTCAGCTTTCTAAGGCTAGCCTAGACAAAAAAATGGCCTCTCCCAAACACTGTGTCCTCACTCGCCCCAAAGGGACCCCTCCTCTGCCACCGGTGAGAAAGTCAAGCTTGGATCAGAAGAACagagccagcccccagcacagcgcagccagcagcaccaccagcagtcCCTCCAGCCAGCCTGGGCCCTTCCTGGCCAGCTTCCCCGAGGAGCTGAATGCCAAACCCAAGGGCCCTGGCattgacagcagcagcaacaacagcagcagcaagctgttCAGTGCCAAGCTGGAGCAGCTCGCCAGCAGGACCAACTCCCTTGGAAGGTCCACAGGAAGCCACTATGAGTGTCTCTCACTGGAAAGAGCAGAAAGCCTGTCCTCCGTGAGCTCCAAAATGAACCCTGGCAAAGACACCACCATGCCGAGGGCTGGAAGGAGCGTCAGCCGCAGTGTCATGTCCTCACCAACCAACTCGGGGCTCTCGCAGTCTGCAGGGGCCTCCCCAAAAGCCGGCCAGTCAAAGATCTCTGCTGTCAGCAAGCTCCTGTTGGCAAGCCCCAAGGCCCGAAGCCTGTCTGCCTCTGCCACCAAAACACTCAGCTTTTCAACCAAGTCTCTGCCTCAGTCCGTCGGGCAGAGCTCCAGTTTGCCTCCAAGTGGGAAGAATATGTCCTGGTCAACACAGTCCCTCAGCAGAAACCGAGGCTCCAGCCTGGCTTCCAAATTGCCACTTCGGGCTGTCAATGGGCGGATTTCAGAGCTGCTCCAAGGCAGCGCTGGCTCCAGAGGTTTGCAGCTGCGGGGAAACTCGGAGGCAGAGGAGCGTGGGGGCCTTCACGGAGAGGAGAAGCCAGCCGTTCACATGCTGCCATCCCCTTACAGCAAGATCACCCCTCCCAGGAAACCTCACCGCTGTAGCAGTGGTCATGGGAGCGATAACAGCAGCGTCCTGAGCGGGGAGCTGCCCCCCGCCATGGGGAAGACGGCCCTGTTCTACCACAGCGGGGGCAGCAGCGGCTATGAGAGCATGATGAGGGACAGCGAGGCGACGGGCAGCGCCTCCTCTGCACAAGACTCCATGAGCGagaacagcagctctgccagcggCAGGTGCCGAAGTCTCAAAAATCCAAAGAAACGCTCAAATGCGGGTAAGTTTGCGGTGATGTGAAAGAGGGACACAGACCAAACCAGCTAACTAGATCACAGTGGGGAGGCCAACCCTGAAGATGAGCTAGTTCAGTGCCAGCCGTATCTAGTAGCAGAGAAGCCATGCCAGGTTAAGTGTCCCAGGCTCTGAGCTTCTTCATTTTGCACTGTGCCCAAGTCTGTATGTTTGCATTGCCTATGCAGTGGagtctccccctcccccttttcaCTTAGGTTTATTTCACATTAACAGAGCACATATCCCTAAAGCTGTTTCATGTTGCCAGTGGCCACTGCATTCAAGTATTTATTTGTACAAATATTCTTCTGATTTGATTCCAAAAAGATGCCTTCATGAGGCAGTGAAATGTAATTGTTACTCTTAAGCGCTTTGGGCACAGACTAACCTCTTGGTATGTGTGTGTTACAGCGGCACAAGACCACAGTCTTGCTCAAGAGCAGTATCTGTTGTGAGCTCACTTTAGCTCCTCAATCCATCTGGATGCCCAAAGGGTACAAGATGCCCTGCAGCTGAAACTGAGCTCCTTCTTCCCACCCATATTAGAAGGCGGAACAAAGCTGTGGCCATGCCCCTTGTAAGATCATATCCTGCCTCTGAGTctcttgttttttaactttttagtTGTGAGCCCTTCActtccaagtatttttttattaataaataataaattatattaataacaTT
The nucleotide sequence above comes from Aythya fuligula isolate bAytFul2 chromosome 3, bAytFul2.pri, whole genome shotgun sequence. Encoded proteins:
- the KIF26B gene encoding kinesin-like protein KIF26B produces the protein MIKTFAKVLELLTAKDPCFSSVIHDKLQVPNTIRKAWNEKDNRCDVCATHLNQLKQEAIQMVLTLEQAANSEHYDASPGSPPPLSNIPTLVGSRHMGSLQPRDWAYMPAPYATSNYTGFVTNKHSGKPNSLGIVNGVEKKNGSPGHQAKVSFQMATSPSNGNVLNSVAIQAHQYLDGTWSLSRTNGVTLYPYQISQLMTETSREGLTEAALNRYNADKPSLYSFPASQSTYVATDVSTGTSVAASFFARAAQKLNLSSKKKKHRPSASSASESPLFSTSFSSILQTSPPPAPPCLLRAVSKVKDTPGVGKVKVMVRISSTLARDTSESSSFLKVDPRKKQITLYDPATCGGQNAFQKRGNQVPPKMFAFDAVFPQDASQAEVCAGTVAEVIQSVVNGADGCVFCFGHAKLGKSYTMIGKDDSMQNLGIIPCAISWLFKLINERKEKTGARFSVRISAVEVWGKEENLRDLLSEVATGSLQDGQSPGVYLCEDPICGMQLQNQSELRAPTAEKAAFFLDAAIASRRSSQRDCDEEDHRNSHMLFTLHIYQYRMEKSGKGGMSGGRSRLHLIDLGSCVKVLSKNREGSSGLCLSLSALGNVILALVNGSKHIPYKDSKLTMLLRESLGNMNCRTTMIAHISAAAGNYAETLSTIQIASRVLRMKKKKTKYTSSSSGGESSCEEGRMRRPTQLRPFHSRNTVDPDFPILHLSSDPDYSSSSEQSCDTVIYVGPNGTALSDKELTDNEGPPDFVPIVPALQKTKNEGRLEEGSESGPSTSERDCLKCNTFAELQERLDCIDGSEETDKFPFEEMPAQFSSDQMSKCSVSSQLAELSHLPESDKEDTKPECQHPDREAKENINATPSKTKRNHSPIPSGALTNVSTPSSPRSVTGSSSKELSSCQLAHSTSLQSSREGLNTCGFVEGKPRPMGSPRLGIASLSKTSEYKPPTSPSQRCKVYTQKGVLPSTTPPPAPLSKDTGVTSSESSLQPEIRTPPVGMSPQIMKKSVSSSSGDFEETILDEDQQQSISPESKKEILSTTMVTVQQPLELNGEDELVFTLVEELTISGVLDNGRPTSIISFNSDCSVQALASGSRPVSIISSISEDLECYSSAAPVSEVSITQFLPLPKLGLDDKSQDDGSRRSSISSWLSEMSTGSDGEQSCHSFIAQACYGHGEAMAEPPVSEFASTIQSASMICVGDKQKPVTDNMLILSEMGEEAFGKVPPIKGCKISALGKTTVTIKNTASLSSCEGYIPMKTNITVYPCIAVNPFKAQDTDDAVSAVTADPKAAHSHEGKESSAKKDIKFEDPWLKREEDVKKDSSGSIDGPRPDMATVPAKPEHGTKQSSADRFSSSSGGDASVSPGSDSLKRIVDGCEMAASGSATQSPVHSIDGLKSRSLPRGLPKAGKLEEPDSHLQPMVTDSSVASSPAHPQLSKASLDKKMASPKHCVLTRPKGTPPLPPVRKSSLDQKNRASPQHSAASSTTSSPSSQPGPFLASFPEELNAKPKGPGIDSSSNNSSSKLFSAKLEQLASRTNSLGRSTGSHYECLSLERAESLSSVSSKMNPGKDTTMPRAGRSVSRSVMSSPTNSGLSQSAGASPKAGQSKISAVSKLLLASPKARSLSASATKTLSFSTKSLPQSVGQSSSLPPSGKNMSWSTQSLSRNRGSSLASKLPLRAVNGRISELLQGSAGSRGLQLRGNSEAEERGGLHGEEKPAVHMLPSPYSKITPPRKPHRCSSGHGSDNSSVLSGELPPAMGKTALFYHSGGSSGYESMMRDSEATGSASSAQDSMSENSSSASGRCRSLKNPKKRSNAGSQRRRLIPALSLDTSSPARKPANSPGVRWVDGPLRSGQRGLGEPFEIKVYEIDDVERLQRRRGGDSKEVICFNAKLKILEHRQQRIAEVKAKYEWLMRELEVTKQYLMLDPNKWLSEFDLEQVFELDSLEYLEALECVTERLENRVNFCKAHLMMITCFDITSRRR